Proteins from a genomic interval of Rosa chinensis cultivar Old Blush chromosome 2, RchiOBHm-V2, whole genome shotgun sequence:
- the LOC112188272 gene encoding probable protein phosphatase 2C 78 isoform X2 — MINSSANNQIQMEFSNEQGGLSEDVIRKAFDATEEEFVDLVKRSWPARPSIASVGSCCLVGAITNDVLYVANLGDSRAVLGRRSIDGPTVVAERLSTDHNVGVEEVRREVKDLHPDDSHIVVYTRGVWRIKGIIQVSRSIGDVYLKKPEFNRDPLFQFGIPVPLKRPVMTSVPSILVRKLQPQDMFLIFATDGLWEHLTDEAAVKVVSKNSRVGIAKRLVRTAIEEAARKRELRYDDIKKLEKGVRRHFHDDITVIVIFLDHPQTSPNATDNSLFTCTSVPVDIFSNNDDEAVGSLHTFP, encoded by the exons ATGATTAATAGTTCAGCAAACAATCAGATTCAGATGG AGTTTTCAAATGAGCAAGGTGGACTATCAGAGGATGTGATTAGGAAAGCGTTTGATGCAACTGAGGAGGAGTTTGTGGACTTGGTCAAGCGGTCATGGCCGGCACGGCCAAGTATTGCTTCTGTAGGTTCATGCTGTCTTGTTGGCGCCATTACGAATGATGTCTTGTATGTGGCTAATCTCGGAGATTCGAGGGCGGTTCTTGGTCGGAGATCAATAGATGGACCGACGGTGGTGGCAGAGCGGTTGTCTACAGATCACAATGTTGGAGTGGAGGAGGTGAGGAGGGAGGTTAAGGATCTTCACCCTGACGATTCGCACATTGTGGTTTATACTCGTGGGGTTTGGCGAATTAAGGGCATTATTCAG GTCTCTAGATCAATCGGAGATGTCTACTTGAAGAAACCTGAGTTTAACAGAGATCCTCTCTTCCAGTTTGGTATACCTGTTCCTTTAAAGAGGCCTGTAATGACATCAGTACCCTCAATATTGGTTCGGAAGTTGCAACCCCAGGACATGTTTTTGATATTTGCAACAGATGGTCTCTGGGAGCATTTGACTGATGAAGCAGCTGTTAAAGTCgtctcaaaaaattcaagagtT GGAATAGCAAAGCGACTGGTAAGAACTGCCATTGAGGAGGCTGCAAGGAAAAGAGAATTGAGATATGATGACATAAAGAAACTTGAAAAGGGGGTAAGGCGTCATTTCCATGATGATATCACTGTAATTGTGATATTCCTGGATCATCCACAAACTTCCCCAAATGCTACGGATAACAGCCTCTTTACCTGCACTAGTGTTCCTGTTGATATCTTTTCTAATAATGATGATGAAGCAGTTGGCTCACTTCATACATTTCCCTGA
- the LOC112188272 gene encoding probable protein phosphatase 2C 78 isoform X1: MLEMCRRPLEKCFGGGDDELLWHTDLKPHSSGEYSIAVVQANSSLEDQGQVFTSPSATYVGVYDGHGGPEASRFITQRLFPFIQKFSNEQGGLSEDVIRKAFDATEEEFVDLVKRSWPARPSIASVGSCCLVGAITNDVLYVANLGDSRAVLGRRSIDGPTVVAERLSTDHNVGVEEVRREVKDLHPDDSHIVVYTRGVWRIKGIIQVSRSIGDVYLKKPEFNRDPLFQFGIPVPLKRPVMTSVPSILVRKLQPQDMFLIFATDGLWEHLTDEAAVKVVSKNSRVGIAKRLVRTAIEEAARKRELRYDDIKKLEKGVRRHFHDDITVIVIFLDHPQTSPNATDNSLFTCTSVPVDIFSNNDDEAVGSLHTFP; this comes from the exons ATGTTGGAGATGTGTAGGAGACCATTGGAGAAGTGCTTTGGAGGTGGAGATGATGAGCTTCTATGGCACACGGACTTGAAGCCTCACTCTTCTGGGGAGTATTCAATTGCTGTTGTTCAGGCTAATTCATCTTTGGAAGATCAGGGACAAGTGTTCACTTCTCCTTCTGCCACGTATGTTGGAGTTTATGACGGCCATGGTGGTCCTGAAGCTTCTAGATTCATCACTCAGCGGCTCTTCCCCTTTATTCAGA AGTTTTCAAATGAGCAAGGTGGACTATCAGAGGATGTGATTAGGAAAGCGTTTGATGCAACTGAGGAGGAGTTTGTGGACTTGGTCAAGCGGTCATGGCCGGCACGGCCAAGTATTGCTTCTGTAGGTTCATGCTGTCTTGTTGGCGCCATTACGAATGATGTCTTGTATGTGGCTAATCTCGGAGATTCGAGGGCGGTTCTTGGTCGGAGATCAATAGATGGACCGACGGTGGTGGCAGAGCGGTTGTCTACAGATCACAATGTTGGAGTGGAGGAGGTGAGGAGGGAGGTTAAGGATCTTCACCCTGACGATTCGCACATTGTGGTTTATACTCGTGGGGTTTGGCGAATTAAGGGCATTATTCAG GTCTCTAGATCAATCGGAGATGTCTACTTGAAGAAACCTGAGTTTAACAGAGATCCTCTCTTCCAGTTTGGTATACCTGTTCCTTTAAAGAGGCCTGTAATGACATCAGTACCCTCAATATTGGTTCGGAAGTTGCAACCCCAGGACATGTTTTTGATATTTGCAACAGATGGTCTCTGGGAGCATTTGACTGATGAAGCAGCTGTTAAAGTCgtctcaaaaaattcaagagtT GGAATAGCAAAGCGACTGGTAAGAACTGCCATTGAGGAGGCTGCAAGGAAAAGAGAATTGAGATATGATGACATAAAGAAACTTGAAAAGGGGGTAAGGCGTCATTTCCATGATGATATCACTGTAATTGTGATATTCCTGGATCATCCACAAACTTCCCCAAATGCTACGGATAACAGCCTCTTTACCTGCACTAGTGTTCCTGTTGATATCTTTTCTAATAATGATGATGAAGCAGTTGGCTCACTTCATACATTTCCCTGA
- the LOC112188485 gene encoding probable membrane-associated kinase regulator 1: MATDSSSSEQLEEDLSLSDLPHNFIKPDRNHSTSTKPDSGKVIEAEEEFDFGSSMRGSSFLADTTMCAADELFFKGQILPLRLSVSSDSGLTKPNQAQRLSVSGSESMDRHVPCSMSGFKSISHGRSSSCSSTRISPNSSRSNSNSSSSTATTNTSIANSKPRVVPVRNQFYTQPSPKPQIHVSNGGRLEKVGSRPSKKSSSIWDFFRLGLVRTPEQNLNKVLRSNSARVNSTRISVSRNSSVNSNNSTSFSTTNNKTTSMVANGTISDGEKNVTNTTAALNSEKTPQRFFSGCKCSFEAVASNAVVPKSSLAIFSEATHEKKADKVPADLMKEKKKKNGSKQKQLKQDMSHHRTYEWLKGL; the protein is encoded by the coding sequence ATGGCAACAGATTCATCATCCTCCGAGCAATTGGAGGAAGATCTATCACTATCCGATCTTCCCCACAATTTCATCAAACCAGATCGAAACCACTCAACTAGTACTAAACCTGATAGTGGTAAGGTCATCGAAGCCGAAGAAGAATTCGACTTTGGCTCTTCCATGCGCGGCAGCTCTTTCTTGGCAGATACAACAATGTGCGCCGCCGATGAACTCTTTTTCAAGGGACAGATTCTGCCTCTGCGTCTCTCCGTCAGCTCCGACAGCGGCTTAACCAAGCCGAACCAGGCACAGCGGTTATCTGTGTCGGGTTCTGAGTCCATGGACCGACATGTTCCATGTTCCATGTCAGGTTTCAAAAGCATTAGCCACGGCAGAAGCAGTAGCTGCAGCAGTACTAGAATTAGTCCCAACTCGTCAAGAAGCAACAGCAACAGTAGCAGCTCCACCGCCACAACAAACACTAGCATTGCGAATTCGAAGCCAAGAGTAGTACCTGTCCGAAACCAGTTTTACACGCAGCCGAGCCCGAAACCTCAGATTCATGTTTCAAATGGGGGACGGCTAGAAAAAGTAGGCAGCCGACCGAGCAAGAAATCGTCGTCGATATGGGACTTTTTCCGGTTGGGATTGGTACGAACACCTGAACAGAACCTTAATAAGGTACTTCGTAGTAACAGTGCTCGTGTTAATAGCACAAGAATTAGTGTCAGTCGCAATAGCAGCGTTAATAGCAACAATAGTACTTCTTTTAGCACCACCAACAACAAGACTACTAGTATGGTTGCCAATGGTACTATTAGTGATGGTGAAAAGAACGTCACTAATACTACTGCAGCATTGAACTCGGAGAAGACTCCACAAAGATTTTTCAGCGGGTGTAAGTGCTCGTTCGAAGCGGTGGCATCCAATGCTGTCGTCCCGAAAAGTAGCTTGGCTATCTTTAGCGAAGCTACGCATGAGAAGAAAGCCGATAAAGTACCGGCCGACTTgatgaaggagaagaagaagaagaacggtAGTAAGCAAAAGCAGCTAAAGCAAGACATGTCGCATCACAGAACGTATGAATGGCTAAAGGGGCTTTAA